tttataNgaatatatatattttatatttatataatttatttaatttatatttttatatataaataaataattatatataatatatatttttattatttaatttttagcaaaataaaaatataaatgcgaacttaattataaaaagatttatttatatgtaaagttttaactattagatcaaaatctaatgaataagattttataaatttatttttttatatatatttaatctaatctttttTGATTTagtgttcgttggccagctcgtgtaCGGCTCATTtattgtgttcggctcgttaataaacgagccgaacacgagctaaatttttcggctcgatactttaacgagccagctcatgttcaaCCGAACACGAGTCAACcccagctcactcgtgttcgactcgtttacacccctacacACACATGACACATATAGATGTCAactggtcggattcggggcggattttcaaatatccgaacctgaacccgactccaaacctgagatccgaacccgacggattttaaaaattcatatccaaatccgaacccgaccaaaaattcaaaacccaaacccgaaccaattattttttttttcaatatttcaaaatatattattttaaatctaaatttttaaaatacaaattcaaatataacatcatatatatattataaaataaattcggattcgggttagGTTAGGGTTGGGTACAGTCAAAAGGTCAAAATAcatatccgaatctatatccgtcggatttctattttttatatcaatatctgaatccatatccatttagtatcggatatatccgtttcattcggctccgggttcggataaaatttcgggtatccataccaattgacatatatatatatatataatagattgCCTACAGGCTGttacttaaaataaataaataaataaaacaaaacaaaatgcaCGCATGGGGGAAGAGGgatcaacacacacacacacatatatatatatatatagagagagagagagagagaattagactggaatactattaatagtaaaacgNtatatatatatatatatatatatatatatataaaactaggctagaatactatcaatagcaccaagtgatagcaccaagctattggtgctattgattttttaacccttagaaTGAGAAATGAATGGtcaggatgatgtgggccccctagggttgagtgagtggttggttgaatagtataatctaacggataaaaataatcagacggttaaatctaacggtggaaaaatcgatagcaccaaatccttggtgctatcgctAGTACAccagctggactatatatatatatatatatatatataatagattgCCTACAGGCTGttacttaaaataaataaataaataaaacaaaacaaaatgcaCGCATGGGGGAAGAGggatcaacatatatatatatatagtagagctagaatattttcaaaagcaccatgaaattggtgcttttgagttatgagtcattggatggagagatgtgaggtcgagatgatggtggtaggtagaatagtatttgatccaagtgctattagtaatcaagaggTAGATTCAGGGgataaaaacctaatagcaccaagagggtgatatttgtaaaaatattctagctcaattatatatatatagagtttgactgggcaactatcggtagtaaactgctcggtttactaccaatttatttttgatgatagagctttcaaatcaacaatcggtatcgttgaacatgatctagactatttaaattatctagaaatcaaattttataattttttggtatcactaactgaacgatcggCTTGTGAGGGGTGCATGAGTCATTAGCTAGGTAAAAACTTGGTGGTGGGTGCATGAGTCATTAGCTAGGTGAAAACTTTTTGTTGAGCAGGTAATTAAACTGGCTCGAATTCCCATCCAACACGCTGCGCTTtgctttccctttttctttttcttttttcctttttttttatgttctctTCAAACAAAAACAATGAAGATGAAAGGCACGATAGGTGAAAGAGTGGGAATGTaccttttaatattttattagtacAAATGCATGCTTTAATTGACCACTAACAAATGGCTCTGACACATGAGATTATCATAACATGTGAAGAGAGATTCATTGAGAGTAGGGGGTCTAGTGACTCATACCTACTTATTCTCTTCACTCAGCAGCACCTTCCGTGCTTTATTCATGGATGCAAGAATCTTTGTTGGAATGAAGGGACGTGTCATGCATCTTATGAACCTGCTAAAGAacaagggagagaaagaaaaaaaaaaacaagacaCTTAAAAGGCCAAAACATAATTAAGAGGAAATTAATGCCACATATATTACCAGATATTACACACAAAGCACTCACTTTaggatattatatatatatatatatatattagtaatcaaataattaaacagtattttttttttccgccccACATTTGCTGATCCAGATAATTAATCCTGGCAGATATAATACAAAGTTATacctataattaaattacattaTTTCCAAACCTAAAACATATAACACATGGGTGCCCAtacttctttccttttttcctcCCTCCATTATAGTTAGACCACGGTGCAATGCCTACATGAAATAGGGTCATCATCTCCCCATTTATCCCTGCAAattaaaaggagaagaagaagaaggaggaggagaagaagaagaagagagagagagagaaagagtaaaaAAGAGACTTTGGGCTCTCTAGGCTAACTTTGGTCAGACACACCTTTTGAAGCCAACCTAAAAAGAAGCTTCACAAGTCCATAGTGATGGGAACAAGAAACAAAGGAAACTAAAAATGAAAGGTAATGAAATGGATAGAAGTGGAACTCCAAATTAAGTATCTGTGTGCAGTTAGTCCCTTAACAAACTCCAAAGAAATCATTAGCCAACTCATAAGATCACACCAAATTAAGTAGACAAATAAGCATGCAAAGCTCTCTTCCTCTATCATAATAAAGACTccttttacttaaaaaaaactGTTCCTACCATGATCCTCCTCCTCCATGTATCATACCATTCCAAAACCCAGGAGGATCCCCACTTTGCATCCTGCTGTGCTCGAGCTCACCACTATTTGAAGGCACAGCTGGTTTTAAGTCCTCAAAGGGGAATAGGAGCCTGCTCTCCTGCAATGAGCTCTCATAGTTACCAGTGCCACCCACTGTAGCAGCAAcctctccaccaccaccaccaccaccaccaccaccacccaccCCATGATCCAAAGGGAAACCAAGAGTGGTGGGTGGCCTAAAATCATGCAGGAAACCTAATCCACCTGGGTACTCCTGTAAAGGCATGGGCACAAACGACCCTACTCCTCTGGAAGAACTTATCCCACTCCTCAGAAGCTCCATGGCAGAGAAGGCACCAACAGTACTGTTTGCAGTGTAGGGGTTGTTCCTGCTGCTGCCACTGGTGTTAATGTTGATGTTgttggcggtggtggtggtgttgcAGCTACTGTTGTTTGGGAACTCAGTGTACTCATGAGGCATGCTGTGGTAGGGGAAAGCCAAGTTGAGGTCCTGGCTTTGGCTGAACTTTATGTTgtgagagggagaagagagggagatgtCATGGGTCATGAGCTTCTTATttgagttgttgttgttgttgttggtggtggtggtggtggtggtggtggtggtggtggtggagaagGAGGTGGAAGGTGCAGATGAAGATGATCTCTTGTTCTTTCTCGAGCCACCACCAACAGGGACATTTCTGAGGGACCCGCCCTCAGTCCAATACCTCCTACACGTTTTGCAAAAGTACCTGGGTTGGGTGAGGCTATAGTTGTTGTAGTAGCAAAACTTGGTGTTCGTGGAGTTGCACCTAGGGCAATTGAGAGCCTTCTCCTTCTGTGGCCTTGCCCTCCTCTCCACCAGCTGTGCCGGCGGCCTGGAGGCTCCGCCGGCGCCGGAGGCGGCCCCGCTGCCAACCCCGGCCATCATCTCCTCTATGGGCTTCACAAGCCCTAGCTCCTGGAGAAACCCGCATCCCACAAAagaaacagatagatatgaATAATTAGCAAAGAAGGATTAGTGTTGTAGACATGTATTTGTAACCAAGCTATATGTGAAGAATCTgtttatgaaaaagaaaaaaaggcacCAAGCAAAAGAATACAAAAGGAAATGgccaaggagagagagagagagagagagagaagagagagagagagagaaaagaaaaaaaaaaaagaaaaaaaagaaaaaaaaaggaagaaaggtAGGAGGAGAGGTGAGGAAACTACATGTGTAAAAGACGAAAGAGAAACCACTCACCCTCCATAGCCTAGAATTTGTACATCACAGGAACAATTAAAGCCACCCTTTTCAGGCCACTGCATGCCTTTATTGCATAAGATGAAAgcaaaagagaagagagagagaaaaaaagaaagagaaggagaaaaaggaggaaaagaaaggtGGGGGAAAAAAAGGTGGTGTGCTCCTTTCAAGGACTAAAGGAGTGGGGGAGTGACAGGAATTAAAAGCCTTAAAGCTAAAGAAAaggtgagagagaagagatgatgCAGTTATATCTATTGAGAGATGATctagacgaaaaaaaaaaaaaaaaaaaaaaaaaaaaaaaaaaaaaaaaaaaaaaaaggagaaaagaaaagaggagcCACACCTTCCCCCCCTCCTCATATCAACCGAAAATAGAAAAAGATCTACAGCAAATTGATCACGAACCACAAAACAAAatccaacaaaagaaaaaacatctCAAAAAAGTTCACACAACCCAACACAAAGAAAAAGCACCAAGATCAAAAAGATTAACTACCCAAAAGAAGACAAGAATAAAACagatgccaaaaaaaaaaaaaaagaaaagaaaaacaacaagaTCCAAGACCCAGTTAATTACTAGCTAGCTACCAAGATCTTTTGTTTCTAGGTTTTCAATACCTGATGAGGCCACTGGGTTGTGTCCATGGaaaagctttatatatatatatatatatatatatatatatatatatatatatatagcccttGTGATCCAAAGAAGAGAAATAGTTATTCTCCTCaaaagatgaagaggaagagagaggagatcctgaggaggaagaggaagaggtggACGCAATTAATCCTCTCCAGGAAAGAATGTCTAGCTAGCTATGGTTGGTCTGAATAGAATTCCGAGGATGTAGTCATGACTCTCATATCTGAGGagagggggtgggggtgggggaaGAGACAGAGAAATTGATAGAtggaattttttataatatatattattcctacTTCTCATtaaacaattataaaaaaatttctatttgggTATGCGTTTGTCTATCGCTGCTGGCTTGTTAGTGTGCGCTTATAGACAGCGTGTTAGTTTTCTCTGAAtagaaaatagagagaaaaaaagaaaaaaaaagcaagtaaGGAGCTGTGCAGTGTTGTGGAGAAATTACGCAGTCTCTGTATTTGGACAATAAAATTGTGCAATACTACGCAAAACTCGTACAATTGCGTGGCACTACGTCCATATATCTGAAATATTGTGGAAATTGTGCAATACTGTGCAAAACTCGTGCAACTGCGTACGTAACACCGCGTCTATATGTCTGAAATATTGTGTTTAATTTCTTTGGCCTTTTATTGGAGcctttttttagaattttgtgTAATTAACTTAAATAGATGTCATTTTCTGTTGAGAGGGTTGTGCATGTCTAGAAACTTATGTACGTAATTTCTAAATTGGTATTTGTCGGATCTTTAacgctaattattaattaatctcaaAAATTAAAGCTGTTAGTAATACATAACTAAtttacttaaagtgtacagacaTAACGCCTACAGATTATGGTTGTGACTCAACTAAACTAGCCTCATgtcacttcgaacatgattcAACCCAACATAACCTTCgaccatttcgaacgtgactcgtcCCAACTTGTTCGCCCGCCACAAGACAAGATACTGGTCTCTTTAAACCAACAATATTGAGTCTTGCGCTATTTTAGAGAGTTTTGTGGCAAAACAtgttaaaagtatatatatgtactaatTCGTATGAAACGAAAAGAAAggtagcttttattttttacttttttattttttaaattaaggaGTTCTTCTTATACCTTACTCTTATCCTTTTGGTTGATTCTTTATGGAAGAAGAGTGTTACTCAGCCATGGTGTTGGTAGATACATACCGCTTGGCCGGTGACGGAGTTAGGTTGTGTTCGAACATGGTGGATTCTAAGGGCTACATGCTTTTCCGGCACGCATGTACTGCCTTCGCTAGCTAGTCCTCTGAATATCCGGCTTCACACGGGATCAGGGAGAGAGGATGAGTCATAAGATTCAAATAGTGCTAGATAAGTTGAGAAATCATGTGTTTTGGTACTTTGTTTACATTCaacaaatatttagaatataaCATAGGAAAAGAATAAGAACTTGCATTCACATGAATAGTTGATGCtaaataaaattgtgaaaattaaGTATTGTATTCTAAATACAATGAGAGTCGTCTTTTTCAATCTGAACGCTTTGTGTGAGCCTGACAAAATTGGCATGGTAAGGAAATTATCAAAATTCCAAACAATTAATATTCTtacatacaaaaataataaccaaaaaaaaaaaagatttacatGTCTTAGATTGGgtggtttaaatttaattagttgtgAGTTGCGCGCTTAATTAGCAAGCGTAATCGGCCGGTTTGGTCGTTGAAGGAGCCGACCACGGAGAAGTGGCAGGTCCCACACGTGTGAAGGACGCCTTGGCACGTGCTCCCGCGTGGAGGAGCCAGCTACTCTGGGGCCCGAAGTGGCCCGGGCCCCACCTCCCTCGTTAGTGCGCATATATGAAAATCATGTGGTGCAATAttagagagatctagagagagagagagaaagagagagagagggaatatAAAGAATATGGCAAGGTGTAGTGGAACAGTCGATGTTGTTGAATAATATTGTCGTTTGAGTGATTTAGTTCCTTTCACATGTTAGGAGTCATAAAAAACATGGGTGGTGGCTCTCTTGCCTCCATCTTACTGGGCCTAgaactaaattattatattattaataacattaaattatttgtgctattagaattttaatttttaaataaagaaatGTACCGTTAGAATGGTAGTAATTCTCAAGAGCTGAGTGggatggttgaatagtataatataattgatgaaaatgattaaaagataaatctaaccgcaaaaaatttgatagcactaagcacttggtattactaatagtataatagccgtactcatatatatatattgataatctgaatcgacgatcggtatcaTCCAAATTAACACTATCAAaccatttaaactttttagaaattaaattttacgaCTTAAAAATACCATTTGCATAATAATCAAGTAGTTTCAAGTTCACTTTATATTagctataaaaaattattaatttttagatcaatCAAATGCTAGACAAATAATATCGTAAAATCGTAAAAAATTAAAGCCGGAAATAGCACGGTCtcatttacttttaaaaatattctaatatttctccctctcttttatGTGCGTGCGTGTAGCTAACTTCTAAGAGCATACTTTTTCATAGTTCACGTTTTGTTCAACCGACATTATttgttaataaatttaattaatgtaCATGGCGGTTCGTAAATAAAGGTCATATATACAAAGTTTGAGGCAAATTTCATAAGAGGACAGAAAGAAATTGTACATAAAGGGCACATCTTTTTTTCTGGTTTTTAATTGCTATCTAAAACTAAAACATTCTATCGAGACCAAAAtgtctctctctcaaaattcaTTTGCGGCGCTCAATatggcaaggtgatcgatcCATGGTTATTAATTAATGAGAAAATAAAACTCAagaatgaaaatttagattaaaaGTGAAGAAATATTACTGGACCGAATTAATCCaagaataaagagaaaaaaaaaaaaagaagaaattttacTAACCGAAcctaaaaataaagagaaaagaacAATCAGACCGAACCCAAAAGTGAATCTGAAATGCAAAACCCACTCCTAAGAATTAAGTTGGTGATGCTACGGTAAATTATTgagaattaatatataaatataaatacatagaGGTGTCCACTTTTAAAAATGGAAGTGATGATGTCTCATTTATAAACtattgaaaattaataaatatataagataGATATCAATTACactcaaatttataaaatgaagaaaataatattgTGTCAAATACCAAATGAAATTATGATTAGGGTTCAATTAAGGAACCACAAGTAGAATATTCACTTTTATGACCCTAATTAATCACGTCTCTTTTTCTTGTAGAGGGGGAGATTTTGATGTCTTATACAAAGGGTCTAATTATATATGGTGGCCTCACCTTAATTCTTTGATCAAATCAATTATGACACTGACCAGAGCACTCccttttcaattttaaaaacgcCGACCTCTTAATTTCTAAGTTAAACAAGTTATCATATGACTAGAGGAGGAAGTGAGATCCTTATCCCGCATGTGGTCCCCATCGTTACTAAAGAGTGGAGGGAGTGTTTAATTTTTGGCCTGTATTGCCTCAGCTATTTTGTATTGAGtgcatatttaaatttatattttagtataaataGAAGTTTGTTGGTTATATTTTAgttcttatattttaatttgttataattttctactcgaatttttagaattattgcaatcaaatccCACAACACAATTTAGTTAGCCTCTTAATTATTAACACATTACCAATCACAACAATGTTACATCACTTTCATATCTATTAGCAAGAGTtaagttagaatactattaacaatatttgaacttttttactattaattttagctattagatctacactttaatcaatttcaTTCACCGACCACTCCTagtgcaagtgacaaagggcttagTGATTGGTACCGGAGATCtcgagtttgaatcctaattgattcatatttccaactaagtttatttttaaaaaaataaacaaagcgagtAGTATGCtgtctctctctcaaaaaaaaaaaaaaaatcatccttTAAATcatgctattcaaccaaccattaAACCCTCTGGGACTACTAGCATCCTAACCgtacaattttcatccaaacgttaaAAACTTCATAGTAAAAGAGCCAAAATACTATGAATAGTATGCCAGCCCAATTTGTATTAACAATATGTCATTATTTAGTCAACTTAATTGGATTATAggacttgattgtaataattctaaTAGTTCGAGTCATAAttaaattgtaataaattaaagtttgatagTCAAAATGTTACCCATTTTGAAGGCCAGACGTGCAATTTATCTTGTAAAAGTTAATTTTCTACCTTTAAAGATTAgttaatttacataaaatttttctataaatatttgttttctttatttttttctccctaacttttaaaaacttaCATTGTACCCCCTCAACATTTGAATTGTTACATTTAGTCCCCCTCAGTCAAGGTTCCATTACTATTTCGTTAAttccttataatttataccgaaaatatctttgaaaataacagaaatatattaaaaaattatttcttttcttaaaagaaGAAGGACAAATTAGCTATTTTACCCTCTCTATTAACACCGTActccttaaaaatatttttaaaattttaaagagacaaaatatagatttttgaaagtccAAAAGGGATatttacatgaaaattttttgTCCTTTAGCCTTAAAGATTATGTATGATGATATAAGTACATAATATAGAGTACATAATGCTGGAAATACTTTAAAACCCTCTAATTAAGCAGATGAGTGGGACGAGATGGATATCAAGTTTGAAAAGGCGAATCACTGGTTATTTATTGTGTTATTAAagttaggccaatttgcataaaaaatccacaagttttgagcttttgcaaaggtgggccacctttttcaattttacaaattcgggccgaattttttgccattggacgaaaatactcttattcattttctttctctcccttcttttttctctctctttttttttttttcttctctatgTTCTTCTCCATTgccccctctccctccccttccACCCCTACCTCCgccccctcctccgccactgACGCAGACGACGACATCCTCAGCGTCGGCGTCATCGTCGTCGAGCTCCTGCGTCCCTGCCGCGGCGCTCTCCAGCCGGATAGGCATAGCCCTAGATAGGGCGGCGCTGTCGTACGTCGCGAAGCTCCGCAGCGGCACGCGCGATACGGGGATTGCTCGCGCTCGCGCTCGTTCTCGTGCTCGAACGGGAGTGGCGAAGGCGGCAGAGGAGAGATAGGGAGAGGCTCAATTTTTAGGAGATTTTTGTCGttatggtgtaatggtgtaatggtgtaaaaaataagaaggaaaaggaagaggaggagaagaagaaatggTACAATTCTGgatgaaattatgtaaaatttggCGAAATGGTGCAAGTTTGGACGAAATGGTGCAATTTTGTTTCAAAGaggataatttttattttaaagagtgtaacattcaccttaaatagtgtaatttttttaaaaaaatagtataatttaattgtAACAGTAcaaccttcatcttcttcttcattttacTCTGATTTTTTGCCTTGTCTGATAATAATAacgatatataataatttttcaacgagacaattttttttctttttttttttactttttattcttatttttttctattctctaTATCTTTGTTTGCTCTTTCTTCGATGCCGGtgaaggcggaggcggagaagaGGAAAAGTAGGCGGTGTAGCTCTCGTTACCATCACCGAGGACCGCCGgtgccggaggaggaggagatggaggaagaagaagcagcgcCGGCCGCATTACCATCACTGTGGGCTGcgaagacggtggaggagaaggaggaagagATGGGGAGGGCATCGCGATGGGGAGGGCGATCTGGAGCGCGTCCTCGAGAAGAAAATAacgaagaaaacaaaaaagagagagaaagaaaataaataaggaTATTTTCGTCCAATGGCGAAAAATTCgacccgaatctgcaaaattgaaaaagatgacccaattttacaaaagctcaaaatttataaattttttatgcaaattggccttaaagTTAACTTATATATCAGTTGCATTTGAGGATTATTATTTAACCTTAATTGAATGCATGTCAACCGTTCCTATTGTTCCACCAGTAACATATATCTTTGCACAAAATATTTCACCAAAACTAGTTTTTTTCAGGTTTCTtgtcttttttgtcttttttttttttttcccgataATTACTCTATCTCCGTCGAAAGAATCTAGAGTACTGCTACAACTACTTTTCTAATTAATGATCGACTTTTTC
This genomic window from Ananas comosus cultivar F153 linkage group 3, ASM154086v1, whole genome shotgun sequence contains:
- the LOC109708040 gene encoding dof zinc finger protein DOF4.6-like isoform X3, which gives rise to MDTTQWPHQELGLVKPIEEMMAGVGSGAASGAGGASRPPAQLVERRARPQKEKALNCPRCNSTNTKFCYYNNYSLTQPRYFCKTCRRYWTEGGSLRNVPVGGGSRKNKRSSSSAPSTSFSTTTTTTTTTTTTNNNNNNSNKKLMTHDISLSSPSHNIKFSQSQDLNLAFPYHSMPHEYTEFPNNSSCNTTTTANNININTSGSSRNNPYTANSTVGAFSAMELLRSGISSSRGVGSFVPMPLQEYPGGLGFLHDFRPPTTLGFPLDHGVGGGGGGGGGGGEVAATVGGTGNYESSLQESRLLFPFEDLKPAVPSNSGELEHSRMQSGDPPGFWNGMIHGGGGSW
- the LOC109708040 gene encoding dof zinc finger protein DOF4.6-like isoform X1, giving the protein MDTTQWPHQELGLVKPIEEMMAGVGSGAASGAGGASRPPAQLVERRARPQKEKALNCPRCNSTNTKFCYYNNYSLTQPRYFCKTCRRYWTEGGSLRNVPVGGGSRKNKRSSSSAPSTSFSTTTTTTTTTTTTNNNNNNSNKKLMTHDISLSSPSHNIKFSQSQDLNLAFPYHSMPHEYTEFPNNSSCNTTTTANNININTSGSSRNNPYTANSTVGAFSAMELLRSGISSSRGVGSFVPMPLQEYPGGLGFLHDFRPPTTLGFPLDHGVGGGGGGGGGGGEVAATVGGTGNYESSLQESRLLFPFEDLKPAVPSNSGELEHSRMQSGDPPGFWNGMIHGGGGSCRFIRCMTRPFIPTKILASMNKARKVLLSEENK
- the LOC109708040 gene encoding dof zinc finger protein DOF4.6-like isoform X2; this translates as MDTTQWPHQELGLVKPIEEMMAGVGSGAASGAGGASRPPAQLVERRARPQKEKALNCPRCNSTNTKFCYYNNYSLTQPRYFCKTCRRYWTEGGSLRNVPVGGGSRKNKRSSSSAPSTSFSTTTTTTTTTTTTNNNNNNSNKKLMTHDISLSSPSHNIKFSQSQDLNLAFPYHSMPHEYTEFPNNSSCNTTTTANNININTSGSSRNNPYTANSTVGAFSAMELLRSGISSSRGVGSFVPMPLQEYPGGLGFLHDFRPPTTLGFPLDHGVGGGGGGGGGGGEVAATVGGTGNYESSLQESRLLFPFEDLKPAVPSNSGELEHSRMQSGDPPGFWNGMIHGGGGSWFIRCMTRPFIPTKILASMNKARKVLLSEENK